From Caretta caretta isolate rCarCar2 chromosome 3, rCarCar1.hap1, whole genome shotgun sequence, a single genomic window includes:
- the TTLL2 gene encoding LOW QUALITY PROTEIN: putative tubulin polyglutamylase TTLL2 (The sequence of the model RefSeq protein was modified relative to this genomic sequence to represent the inferred CDS: deleted 2 bases in 1 codon) — protein sequence MSVPGDPILGDFRVWSGKIDIEELLQQVLGKGRALTQKQQYPPRQISAGILCPPQTAGATEPSKNKAHTMAYDHDAEDILKPLVFRLHESVPEAVREVLLERGWSEFDEQEQDEADWNLYWQNSPFRMTDHRSIKPWQRLNHYPETVRITRKDYLARHLKRMKGIYGPSLYEFSPMAFIMPNDYVKFIAEYTKERQSQGRKPSYWICKPVGLSRGRGILIFQDIKNFVYDCMVIVQKYISNPLLISGYKWDLRLYVCVTSFCPLTIYTYEEGLVRFATEKFDLSSLDNVYAHLTNTSINKFGASYKKNKEGIGRGCKWTFSKFRSYLRSHEVDDLLLWRRIHNIVMLTLLAITPSVPLTSNCFELFGFDILIDDTFKPWLLEVNYSPALRLDCSIDRTVKKRLLHDIIELLNYKQTDTLRENKGAGTKASYAGRTHIPLTAQGENATDGAPDFLASRQESECTATSAVQSLLAVTGGAFKKEAIVMERMARTHPRKTLTSQLRERMNRPKTSSQSKAVSKSNQLSGARHPAHASVQVTHRLPTTELCNYKLTIPPYFLSTKDKRPFPRVGDFVLIFPFNDAALEASRNGIDVKSIIQEIHKLMNKQLPPGQQRVKKRKDYLTFR from the exons ATGTCCGTCCCTGGAGACCCCATCCTGGGGGATTTCAGAGTGTGGAGTGGTAAAATAG ACATAGAGGAACTTCTGCAGCAGGTtttggggaagggcagagcaCTGACACAGAAGCAGCAATAC CCCCCAAGGCAGATATCCGCTGGGATTTTGTGTCCTCCACAGACAGCAGGGGCAACAGAGCCTTCAA AAAATAAGGCCCACACAATGGCATATGACCATGATGCAGAAGACATCCTGAAGCCTCTGGTCTTCCGTCTCCATGAGAGCGTTCCTGAAGCAGTCCGTGAGGTCTTACTGGAACGTGGTTGGAGTGAATTTGATGAACAAGAGCAAGATGAAGCAGACTGGAATCTGTACTGGCAGAACTCCCCTTTCCGTATGACTGACCACCGTAGCATTAAACCATGGCAGAGGCTCAATCACTATCCAGAAACAGTCAGGATCACAAGGAAAGACTATCTGGCAAGGCATCTGAAACGCATGAAGGGAATTTATGGACCATCTCTTTACGAGTTTAGTCCAATGGCATTCATCATGCCTAACGACTATGTCAAGTTTATAGCAGAATACACTAAGGAGAGACAGTcacagggcagaaagccaagCTACTGGATTTGCAAGCCTGTGGGTCTATCTCGTGGAAGGGGCATTCTCATTTTCCAGGACATTAAAAACTTTGTATATGATTGCATGGTCATTGTGCAGAAGTACATTAGTAACCCTTTGCTTATTTCTGGGTACAAATGGGATCTCCGCCTCTATGTCTGTGTCACCAGTTTTTGCCCCCTTACCATTTACACTTATGAAGAAGGGCTAGTGAGGTTTGCCACTGAAAAGTTTGACCTTAGTTCTCTGGACAACGTCTATGCCCATCTGACAAACACCAGCATCAATAAATTTGGCGCCTCgtacaaaaaaaataaagaagggaTCGGCCGTGGCTGCAAATGGACATTCAGCAAATTCCGTTCTTACCTACGCAGCCATGAGGTGGACGACCTGCTTCTGTGGCGGAGAATACACAACATTGTAATGCTGACCCTGCTCGCTATAACCCCTTCTGTTCCACTGACGTCCAATTGCTTTGAGCTCTTTGGGTTCGACATTCTGATCGATGACACATTCAAACCATGGCTTTTAGAAGTAAACTACAGCCCAGCCTTGCGCCTAGACTGTTCCATCGACAGAACAGTGAAAAAAAGACTTCTCCATGACATCATTGAATTGCTAAATTATAAGCAAACTGACACCTTGAGAGAAAACAAAGGGGCTGGCACTAAAGCTTCCTATGCTGGTAGAACACACATCCCCTTGACAGCACAGGGTGAAAATGCAACAGATGGTGCTCCTGATTTCCTTGCTTCTAGGCAAGAAAGTGAATGCACTGCCACTTCTGCAGTGCAGTCTCTCTTGGCGGTTACAGGAGGTGCGTTTAAGAAGGAGGCCATAGTGATGGAGAGAATGGCCAGAACACATCCAAGGAAAACACTAACCTCACAGCTCCGGGAAAGGATGAACAGGCCGAAAACATCTTCGCAATCAAAGGCAGTGTCTAAAAGCAACCAGCTCTCAGGAGCTAGACACCCTGCACATGCATCTGTCCAAGTCACCCATCGGTTGCCTACCACTGAGTTATGTAACTACAAATTAACTATTCCTCCATATTTTCTCTCCACTAAAGACAAAAGGCCCTTCCCTCGAGTAGGTGATTTTGTCCTTATATTTCCTTTCAACGATGCTGCACTTGAAGCCTCCAGAAATGGAATAGATGTAAAAAGCATCATACAAGAAATACACAAGTTAATGAACAAACAGTTGCCCCCAGGACAGCAGAGAGTAAAGAAGAGAAAAGATTATTTAACTTTTAGATAA